Genomic DNA from Longimicrobiales bacterium:
AGGCGTCCGTCAGGTGATCCAGGTAGTAGCCGTAGCGCGGACGTTCGATCCTGCGATATCGCGCGAGCGTTCCGTCGAGGCTGTCACCGAACCAGTTGACGACGAGTGCGGCATTGACGACCCAGAGCCACAGCTCATTGCGATTGGAGAGCGCGTACGCGGCGCCGATCGCCGTCGAGGCCAGCAGGCCCAGCACGGTCAGATGGTCCGGGACCACCCAGGCGGGAAGCCGCGCCGCCAGGCGCGGCAGTGCCCAGCGCTCGAAACGCTTCAGCACGAACTCCGACGTGCGCGCGTGCTTACCCGACTCCGTTCCCATGGCTACCCCTGTTCTCCCGAATGTCGTATCGGTGACACGCCGCCCTGCGGCCGCGATCCCCGGTCGCGGCCCTTCCCTTGCAATGTCCCTCCTTACAGCAGTCCGCTCAACGTGACAACATGGAGACCGTCATGGCCGAGGGCGAACGTGGAGGTGGGAACGGCGGCATCTACGCGATGCTGATCATCGTCGTGATCCTGATCCTGGGAGTGGCGCTGTACTTCTCCGGGATCATGGGCAATGGCGGCGGTGAGGACACGAACATCGACGTCGACATCGAAGCGCCCGAGATGCCCGCGGGCGGCGGAACGGACGGCAACTGAAGCAACGGCCCCGCCGGCATCGTGTCCGGCGGGGCCGTCATCCCCTCCGGGCGCGGCCATGCCTGCTGCGCTCAGACGGAAATCGGCAGGAACAGGAGAGCCACGACGGCTGCGATGGTCCTGAGCACGATCACCGGACGATCGACCGTTATCGTCGGCGGCGCCAGCTGAATCAGCGCGAGTGCGAGATCCAGCTCGCGTGCGGCGGCCTCCTGGGCACGACGCTCCGCCTCCGCCTCTGCGGCTGCGAGAAGCGCATCATACGCGCCGAACTCGGCCGGAAAGACCGCGACATGATAATGCGGCGGAGAGCGCTCGAGCGTGGCGTCGATGAGCCCCATGGTCTCCAACTCCAGCAGCTCGGCGGACAGCCAGCCACGACAGTACGCGTCCCGGCTGACTCGCAGGTCCACGGCCATGCCGGCCGGGTGTACCGAGAGCGGCGATGCGTTGCGCGGCTGCCGGCCGGACGGCCGCGTCAGGCTCGTGACCACGAGTTGCTCACCACACGCCGCGGCATACTTCGACGACAGCCGTTCGACGAACGACCGAACCACCGGGCGCGCGAACGGATAGCCGGCGATCACCCGGTACGAATCGCTGCCATCCAGCGGCACCAGGTGTCCATTCTCGACATAATCCTTCACCTGGGTCGGTGTGCGCAGGAACGAGAAGGACTCCTCCTTCGCGATCCGGTTCTGGCGCAGCATGGACGCGCGCGAGCCGCTGAGCGTCACACCTACCTCGGCGGATGCGATGACGGGGCCCGCGAGGAGGCCGGCGGCAAGGAGAAGCGGAGAAATTCGCAGCATCACGTCCGTGATCTCGGAGTTCATTCGTGGCCGGCGCGGCCGTCTTCACATTCGGGGTTCGGGAATGTCTACCGGAGATGCGCCGGACTGTTCCGTCCGGCGCAGTTGTGCCTAGTTGTCCAGCGCCGGCATCGGGCCGAATACGTCCGTGACCTCGAGGAATCGGATATCGCCGAGACCGAGGTCGCGTACCTGCTGCTCGATGACCTCGCGGTCACCGACCACGAAGATGGCTACATTCTCCGGATCGATGTACGCGCGCGCCACACGATGGACGTCACTGTCGGTGACGGCCAGCACGTTGGCTACATAGCGGTTGAAGTAGTCCGCCGGCAGCCCGTACTGCAC
This window encodes:
- a CDS encoding DUF5715 family protein is translated as MNSEITDVMLRISPLLLAAGLLAGPVIASAEVGVTLSGSRASMLRQNRIAKEESFSFLRTPTQVKDYVENGHLVPLDGSDSYRVIAGYPFARPVVRSFVERLSSKYAAACGEQLVVTSLTRPSGRQPRNASPLSVHPAGMAVDLRVSRDAYCRGWLSAELLELETMGLIDATLERSPPHYHVAVFPAEFGAYDALLAAAEAEAERRAQEAAARELDLALALIQLAPPTITVDRPVIVLRTIAAVVALLFLPISV